One Fusarium oxysporum f. sp. lycopersici 4287 chromosome 8, whole genome shotgun sequence genomic region harbors:
- a CDS encoding hypothetical protein (At least one base has a quality score < 10): MVFRDPSTGRRFWFNFKRDTLFLDIGALVKIYEGINPFPSRDTQRVHRIAYEREDMGLYDQAIRFALQNFGELQEVFLIEWTRNVIDFYGPWLKSSERYFPDPIPQRHSYDTRNLCKFTEIQKIDAYLCCLPRLADLRRPHSWKPGRWCNSLTVFPPTTIPKDTDLAKYLSEPYEKWGSLDHPREYLESSFAKYWAELGRPSRKLPKFKPVHLLTDAEHQHIQRERRIGFRMLQTKRFDADTIHAMTNFQSLPPEMRHEIYLLATPARVVHLKAEFVNFDECYSLWQVSSYQGDFCNWQKSKNYENRVRVYFYSNAPIPVLLHTCFESRDFLMKMGYQLAFKTKSHGPRTWFNYDRDILFKDENTCDVAQFDPGDAIRVRRLAINNFSHCLYEVPGDLEPALWHNCHRLCLYPQNKEFTALEELLVVDWTRNAFPRGLTRDMGYPAKPPPKRHRYDTGNLWKCVKVEETSLLRTIYHYDPREESYYGPKIDKPRGYGPAPNIADWGTFGARSAYLQLELVRCWNSQIGSAGEWRAPRITPVHLIDERQEEILQQKQKMAVDELRGLREYWAPALKERKERIDAGAGVISSLELRYLWANRWEKTCWIEKDIFS; this comes from the exons ATACGAAGGCATCAATCCGTTCCCCAGCAGAGATACCCAAAGAGTTCACAGAATAGCCTACGAGAGGGAGGACATGGGCCTCTATGACCAAGCTATCAGGTTTGCCCTTCAGAATTTTGGGGAGCTTCAAGAGGTCTTTCTCATTGAGTGGACTAGAAACGTGATAGATTTCTACGGGCCTTGGCTCAAGTCCAGCGAAAGATATTTCCCCGATCCTATTCCACAGAGACACAGCTATGATACCAGGAACCTCTGCAAGTTTACGGAGATCCAAAAAATTGATGCATATCTCTGTTGTCTTCCTCGCTTAGCTGATCTTCGGCGCCCGCACTCATGGAAGCCAGGCCGTTGGTGCAATTCTTTGACCGTCTTCCCTCCAACTACCATACCAAAAGACACAGATCTCGCCAAGTATCTCAGCGAGCCTTACGAGAAATGGGGATCTCTTGATCACCCACGAGAATATTTGGAATCAAGTTTCGCGAAATACTGGGCTGAATTGGGGCGGCCAAGCAGGAAGCTGCCCAAGTTCAAACCCGTGCACCTCCTCACCGACGCTGAACATCAACATATCCAACGAGAACGACGCATCGGTTTCAGAATGCTGCAAACAAA AAGATTCGATGCTGATACT ATACATGCAATGACCAACTTTCAAAGCCTTCCGCCGGAGATGCGGCACGAAATCTACCTCCTCGCCACACCAGCTCGTGTCGTCCACCTCAAAGCTGAGTTTGTCAATTTCGATGAATGTTATTCACTTTGGCAGGTCTCCAGTTACCAAGGAGACTTTTGTAACTGGCAAAAATCCAAAAACTACGAAAACCGCGTGAGGGTATATTTCTACAGCAATGCTCCAATACCAGTCCTGCTTCATACCTGCTTCGAATCGCGAGACTTTCTCATGAAAATGGGATATCAGCTCGCTTTCAAGACCAAGTCTCATGGGCCAAGAACGTGGTTCAACTATGATCgagatatcttatttaaaGATGAGAATACTTGCGATGTTGCACAGTTTGATCCTGGTGATGCTATCAGAGTACGTCGCCTTGCTATCAATAATTTCTCCCATTGTCTCTACGAGGTGCCAGGAGACCTTGAGCCGGCCCTGTGGCATAATTGCCATAGATTATGCCTGTATCCACAGAACAAGGAGTTCACGGCCcttgaagagcttcttgtGGTTGACTGGACCCGAAACGCTTTCCCCAGGGGACTAACGAGAGACATGGGCTATCCAGCCAAGCCCCCTCCGAAGCGACACCGTTACGATACAGGGAATCTCTGGAAATGCGTAAAAGTGGAGGAAACATCCCTACTACGAACAATTTACCACTACGACCCTAGGGAAGAATCGTATTATGGACCGAAGATTGACAAACCGCGCGGTTATGGGCCTGCACCTAATATCGCAGACTGGGGTACTTTTGGCGCTCGGAGTGCATACCTGCAGTTGGAACTTGTTAGGTGCTGGAACAGCCAAATTGGTTCCGCTGGCGAATGGAGGGCGCCGAGAATAACTCCAGTGCACTTGATCGATGAACGACAGGAAGAGATCCTGCagcagaaacagaagatGGCTGTTGACGAGCTGCGTGGACTGCGGGAATACTGGGCTCCTGCtttgaaggagagaaaagaacgaaTTGATGCTGGGGCGGGTGTGATTAGTTCCCTTGAATTACGGTATCTTTGGGCAAATCGCTGGGAGAAGACCTGCTGGATCGAAAAGGATATCTTTTCATAG
- a CDS encoding hypothetical protein (At least one base has a quality score < 10), with protein MVFESPAWARALPPVPLPDSITVGEFMYSEKHGRKPLKDSRNPYTCGLTGQTYTVAEVRERVDSMAKAIAKRLDWSVADGTEWDKVACVFSWNTIDYVPLTHALHRLNAIVSPANAAYSVSELTHQLRSTSAKALFSCIPLLPVALEAASAANISKDHVFILDMPDQTNNSRFVALSTLIDEGRHLPPLPPLRWVKEQGKRQVAYICFSSGTSGLPKGVMLSHYNIISNVALQVAYETYGRKLAGVETQVGLGLLPFSHIYGLVIISHILPWQGDEVVVLPRYNLGHMLAAIQKYKVRHLPLVPPIAIQLLQNKNKCDSYDLSSIEWVTSGAAPLGAKTIESMQQTWPKWKVGQGYGLTESSPSVCTTSKHDILPGTSGSIVLGTRCKVIDEDGKEVTELEKPGELYVQSPNVCLGYMNNAKATAETFVWDEDGRWLRTGDVVVVRLSPLGTEHVVIVDRIKELIKGNQVAPAELEAHILSHPFVADCAVISVPDDFAGEVPKAFVVKDVSTSNKSDEEVMTAICKYVESHKAKYKWLQGGVEFIEAIPKSPSGKILRRVLQTREKGKSVEVTSKL; from the exons ATGGTCTTCGAATCACCGGCCTGGGCGCGAGCGCTCCCTCCAGTGCCTCTCCCAGACAGCATCACAGTTGGAGAATTCATGTATTCAGAGAAACATGGCCGCAAACCATTGAAAGATTCCCGTAATCCATACACCTGTGGTTTGACGGGCCAGACGTATACCGTTGCTGAGGTCCGGGAAAGGGTCGACTCTATGGCCAAGGCGATAGCAAAACGACTCGATTGGAGTGTCGCCGACGGCACGGAATGGGACAAGGTGGCTTGTGTCTTTTCTTGGAATACG ATTGATTACGTTCCATTGACTCACGCCTTGCATCGCCTCAACGCAATAGTCAGTCCGGCCAACGCCGCCTACAGTGTGTCTGAACTCACGCATCAACTTCGTTCGACAAGTGCAAAAGCCTTGTTCAGCTGTATACCTCTACTTCCCGTGGCTTTGGAGGCAGCATCAGCGGCAAATATCTCTAAAGACCATGTTTTCATCCTCGATATGCCTGATCAAACAAACAACAGCAGGTTTGTCGCCCTATCTACGCTGATAGATGAAGGAAGACACTTGCCTCCGCTCCCGCCGTTGCGATGGGTCAAGGAGCAAGGAAAGCGACAGGTTGCTTACATCTGCTTCTCTAGCGGAACCTCTGGCCTTCCG AAAGGTGTCATGTTATCTCACTACAACATCATCAGTAACGTTGCCTTGCAAGTCGCGTACGAGACCTATGGGCGGAAATTAGCTGGGGTTGAGACGCAGGTCGGACTGGGTCTACTGCCATTCAGCCACATCTACGGTCTGGTCATTATCTCTCACATACTCCCTTGGCAGGGAGACGAGGTCGTGGTGCTCCCAAGATACAATCTAGGACACATGCTCGCAGCCATACAGAAGTACAAAGTTCGCCATTTGCCGCTT GTCCCGCCTATCGCCATTCAGCTACTTCAGAACAAAAACAAATGCGATTCATACGACTTGAGTAGTATAGAATGGGTTACTTCCGGTGCTGCACCCCTCGGTGCCAAGACCATCGAGAGTATGCAGCAGACATGGCCAAAATGGAAAGTTGGGCAGGGCTATG GCTTGACAGAGAGTAGTCCTTCTGTTTGCACCACAAGCAAGCATGACATCCTCCCCGGCACGTCGGGGTCCATCGTTCTCGGGACTCGATGCAAGGTtattgatgaggatggcaaAGAAGTAactgagcttgagaagccaGGCGAACTTTATGTCCAATCTCCAAACGTCTGCCTCGGCTATATGAACAATGCCAAAGCCACAGCAGAGACCTTTGTATGGGATGAGGACGGCAGATGGCTTCGAACaggtgatgttgttgtcgtACGTCTGTCACCTCTTGGTACAGAGCacgtcgtcatcgtcgacCGAATCAAAGAGCTCATTAAA GGAAACCAAGTGGCTCCCGCGGAGCTCGAGGCGCATATCCTTTCTCATCCATTCGTTGCAGATTGTGCAGTCATCTCTGTTCCAGACGATTTCGCTGGGGAAGTGCCCAAAGCCTTTGTGGTGAAAGATGTTAGTACGAGTAATAAGTCTGACGAAGAGGTAATGACTGCGATTTGCAAATATGTTGAAAGCCACAAAGCAAAGTACAAGTGGCTTCAGGGTGGTGTGGAGTTTATTGAGGCCATTCCCAAGAGCCCTAGCGGTAAGATCCTGAGACGGGTCTTGCAAACGAGGGAGAAGGGAAAGTCAGTGGAGGTTACATCCAAACTCTAG
- a CDS encoding proline racemase has product MPFKRSFNTVGVHCGGEVCDVVVGGVRDVPGKTMYEKMMHFWKKEDHLRNLLLNEPRGCSAMCHNLVLPPTNPEADYGFIIMEHEEYPPMSGANTVATVTCLLETGMVTLQEPETVVKLDAPAGLVTAYAKCENGKCKSVRFHNVPAFVFATDKEISVPDLGTVKVDIAYGGMIYVLVDAASVGLKIKTTEGAKLVKVGERIKRAVMEQTDPVHPENPGIHGVTIIEFTEPLYEYKDGKAANNTVVVSPGRLDRSPCGTGTCARLAVLHAKGELKEGENFYHRGITGTEFVGRVEGTTKVGEYSAIYPSVEGQAWITSFKQVVLDSTDPFPEGFRVGDTWHLDPEE; this is encoded by the coding sequence ATGCCTTTCAAGCGCAGCTTCAACACCGTAGGCGTCCACTGCGGCGGCGAGGTCTGTGACGTTGTAGTCGGCGGCGTTCGCGATGTCCCCGGCAAGACAATGTACGAGAAGATGATGCACTTCTGGAAGAAAGAAGACCACCTTCGaaatcttctcctcaacgaACCACGAGGCTGTTCCGCCATGTGCCACAACCTCGTCTTGCCTCCCACAAACCCAGAAGCCGACtatggcttcatcatcatggagcaTGAAGAGTACCCGCCCATGTCGGGAGCAAATACCGTTGCGACGGTGACGTGTCTGTTGGAAACGGGCATGGTGACCTTGCAGGAGCCTGAGACGGTTGTTAAGCTTGATGCGCCGGCTGGGCTTGTTACTGCTTATGCGAAGTGTGAGAATGGGAAATGCAAGAGTGTCAGGTTCCATAACGTACCTGCTTTTGTGTTTGCCACCGACAAAGAGATCTCGGTACCGGATCTAGGCACGGTAAAAGTCGACATTGCATATGGAGGGATGATCTACGTGCTGGTCGATGCTGCATCGGTTGGTCTGAAGATCAAGACTACGGAGGGCGCCAAGCTGGTCAAAGTCGGAGAACGCATTAAGAGAGCTGTCATGGAACAAACGGACCCAGTCCATCCCGAAAACCCTGGTATCCACGGCGTCACAATTATCGAGTTTACAGAGCCCCTCTACGAGTACAAGGACGGAAAGGCAGCAAACAATACTGTCGTTGTGTCTCCCGGCCGCTTAGATCGAAGCCCCTGCGGAACAGGAACATGCGCCAGGCTAGCAGTTCTCCACGCCAAAGGAGAGCTGAAGGAGGGTGAGAACTTTTATCATCGCGGCATCACTGGGACGGAATTTGTTGGTAGGGTAGAGGGAACAACCAAGGTTGGCGAATATTCTGCTATTTATCCCTCGGTCGAAGGGCAAGCATGGATAACAAGCTTCAAGCAAGTTGTGTTGGATTCCACGGACCCTTTCCCTGAAGGGTTTCGCGTAGGAGATACATGGCATCTGGACCCCGAAGAGTAG